A window of the Vibrio ostreae genome harbors these coding sequences:
- the nudF gene encoding ADP-ribose diphosphatase: MQQSDQPQGAFSPDDVDVVSRETLFQGFFRMVKYRFKHRLFQGGWSPVIEREMFERGHAAAMLPYDPVRDQVVIIEQIRVGALEHSQPWQLEIVAGIIDRDESAEQVVRREAEEEAGILVKRMETITSYYPSAGGCSEKLDVYVGEVDASLAGGVHGLDYEGEDIKVHVMSRTQAYQLVREGRIENGASIIALQWLELNYEQLQTKWHN; the protein is encoded by the coding sequence ATGCAACAGTCTGACCAGCCACAGGGAGCATTTTCGCCCGATGACGTTGACGTTGTCTCACGTGAGACACTGTTCCAAGGATTTTTCCGAATGGTGAAGTATCGGTTCAAGCATCGGTTATTTCAAGGCGGATGGAGTCCGGTCATTGAAAGGGAAATGTTTGAGCGTGGCCATGCGGCTGCTATGTTACCGTATGATCCGGTGCGCGACCAGGTGGTCATTATTGAGCAGATCCGGGTTGGCGCATTAGAACATTCCCAGCCATGGCAACTGGAAATCGTCGCCGGCATCATTGATCGCGACGAGAGCGCCGAACAGGTCGTGCGGCGCGAAGCAGAGGAAGAAGCTGGGATCTTGGTCAAAAGAATGGAAACTATTACGTCGTACTATCCGTCAGCCGGGGGATGTTCTGAGAAACTGGATGTCTACGTAGGTGAGGTCGACGCTTCACTGGCCGGTGGCGTACATGGGTTAGACTATGAAGGTGAAGACATCAAAGTGCATGTGATGAGCCGCACACAGGCGTACCAGCTGGTACGTGAGGGCCGGATTGAAAACGGCGCCTCGATCATCGCACTGCAATGGCTGGAGTTAAACTACGAGCAGTTACAAACGAAATGGCACAATTGA
- the tolC gene encoding outer membrane channel protein TolC, with product MKKLLPFLISATLGSLSTSVLADDLAQIYDQAKQNDPQLLSAAAQRDSAFEAINSSRSSLLPQINLTAGYNLNRSDVDARDSDSLTAGVGFSQQLYNRSSWISLDTTEKQARQADAQYADAQQSLILRVAQAYFAVLSAQDTLEFVRAEKAAVGRQLEQTKQRFEVGLSAITDVHDAQAQYDTVLADEVLANNDLINSYEALREITGQEHTNLSILDTARFSTSRTAESMNTLLEQAQEKNLSLLSARIAQDVAKDNIDLASAGHLPTLTLDGGYNYGREYNDNASSYDMYHENNDFNIGVNLNVPLYTGGNTTSLTKQAEYQYVSASQDLEATYRGVVTDVRASNNNINAAIGSIRAYEQSVISAQSALDATEAGFDVGTRTIVDVLDATRTLYNVKRNLSDARYNYILSVLQLRQAVGVLSEQDVIDINAGLKAIK from the coding sequence ATGAAAAAACTGCTTCCTTTTTTGATTAGTGCAACTTTAGGCAGCCTGAGTACCTCAGTACTCGCTGACGACCTTGCGCAAATTTACGACCAAGCAAAACAGAACGATCCTCAACTGCTGAGTGCAGCGGCACAACGTGATTCAGCCTTTGAAGCGATTAACTCCAGTCGTAGCTCACTGCTACCTCAGATTAATCTGACCGCGGGTTACAACCTGAACCGCAGCGATGTTGATGCACGTGACAGCGACAGCCTGACCGCTGGCGTCGGTTTTTCACAACAACTGTACAACCGTTCCAGCTGGATTTCTCTGGACACGACTGAGAAGCAAGCCCGTCAGGCCGACGCTCAGTATGCAGACGCACAGCAAAGCCTGATTCTGCGGGTGGCACAAGCTTACTTCGCCGTTCTCAGCGCTCAGGATACCCTGGAGTTTGTACGCGCCGAGAAAGCCGCGGTTGGTCGTCAGCTCGAACAAACCAAACAACGTTTTGAAGTGGGCTTGTCGGCAATTACCGACGTCCATGACGCTCAGGCACAATATGACACCGTGCTGGCCGATGAAGTGCTGGCAAACAATGACCTGATCAACAGCTACGAAGCACTGCGTGAAATCACCGGTCAGGAGCACACCAACCTGAGCATCCTGGACACTGCGCGTTTCTCAACCAGCCGTACGGCAGAATCAATGAATACTCTGCTTGAGCAGGCGCAGGAGAAAAACCTGTCACTGCTGTCAGCGCGTATTGCTCAGGACGTGGCGAAAGATAACATCGACCTTGCCAGCGCCGGCCATCTGCCGACGCTGACTCTGGACGGTGGTTATAACTATGGCCGCGAATACAACGATAATGCCAGCAGCTACGATATGTACCACGAGAACAACGATTTCAATATCGGCGTTAACCTCAACGTACCGCTGTACACCGGTGGTAACACCACCTCACTGACTAAACAGGCCGAATACCAGTACGTCTCAGCCAGTCAGGATCTGGAAGCCACTTACCGTGGTGTTGTGACCGATGTACGTGCATCAAACAACAACATCAACGCGGCGATTGGATCGATTCGCGCGTATGAGCAGTCAGTGATTTCGGCTCAGTCTGCTCTGGATGCGACCGAAGCCGGTTTTGATGTCGGTACCCGTACTATTGTGGACGTGCTAGATGCGACCCGTACTCTGTACAACGTGAAACGTAACCTGTCAGATGCGCGTTACAACTACATCCTGAGCGTACTGCAACTGCGCCAGGCTGTCGGTGTACTGAGCGAGCAAGACGTGATTGACATCAACGCTGGTCTGAAAGCCATCAAATAA
- a CDS encoding DUF1249 family protein, protein MAQLTALKKTYHVDLPELMRTYETNYAKLNALLPAQPGVGDVRCYQAAHQAYQLQVLEVTKYTTLVEICQSDDISIFPLPTMSVRLYHDARVAEVLTTDKLVRVQAKYDYPNEQMLQKDEKAQINRFLGDWLTFCLKRGISRAPININQ, encoded by the coding sequence ATGGCACAATTGACAGCATTAAAGAAGACGTATCATGTTGATTTACCGGAACTGATGCGGACTTATGAAACGAACTACGCCAAGTTGAACGCTTTGCTGCCCGCGCAGCCGGGCGTCGGTGACGTGCGCTGCTACCAGGCCGCACACCAGGCTTACCAGTTGCAAGTGCTGGAAGTCACAAAGTACACAACTTTGGTGGAGATCTGTCAAAGTGATGATATCTCAATATTTCCATTGCCAACCATGTCTGTCAGGCTGTACCACGATGCTCGCGTCGCAGAAGTGCTGACCACAGATAAACTTGTCCGGGTTCAGGCCAAATATGACTACCCGAACGAGCAAATGTTGCAAAAAGATGAGAAAGCACAAATTAACCGTTTTCTGGGCGATTGGCTGACCTTTTGTCTCAAGCGAGGTATCAGCCGTGCTCCCATCAACATTAATCAATAG
- the parC gene encoding DNA topoisomerase IV subunit A, protein MSNEITYDGVEQLPLRKFTEDAYLNYSMYVIMDRALPYIGDGLKPVQRRIIYAMSELGLSAAAKYKKSARTVGDVLGKYHPHGDSACYEAMVLMAQPFSYRYPLVDGQGNWGAPDDPKSFAAMRYTEAKLSKFAEVLLSELGQGTVEWQPNFDGTMKEPKMLPARLPHILLNGVTGIAVGMATDIPPHNVREVADATIHLIDNPKASLPDLMQYVKGPDYPTEAEIISPLADLEKVYRTGRGSIKMRAVWHKESSDIVITALPHQVSGAKLLEQIANQMRAKKLPMVEDLRDESDHENPTRIVIVPRSNRVDCDTLMNHLFASTDLERSYRVNLNMIGLDSRPQVKGLVTILNEWIQFRRETVRARLQHRLDKVLARLHILEGLLVAYLNLDEVIEIIRNEDDPKAVLMARFGITEIQADAILDTKLRHLAKLEEMKIRGEQDELEKERNKLEELLGSERRLNTLLKKELKADAEKYGDDRRSPLVEREEAKALTERDLMPSEAITVILSEKGWIRHAKGHDVAGESLNYKAGDNYLAQASGKSNQPAVFLGSDGRSYSLESHTLPSARGQGEPITGRLNVAPGTTIRQVIMSEEDQLWLVGSDAGYGFVCKGTDLLSKNRSGKALVNLPENSEIMAPQVVNDLDNDEILAITNQGRMLLFPIRDLPQLSKGKGNKIINIPAAKAKAREEVVSHLMALPKDVTITLYAGKRKLGLKPADLENYRGERGRRGGLLPRGLQRVTRIDLDSGTADSSEEE, encoded by the coding sequence ATGTCGAACGAAATTACTTACGATGGCGTTGAGCAGCTGCCGCTGCGCAAATTTACTGAAGACGCATATCTGAACTACTCCATGTATGTAATCATGGACCGGGCGTTGCCGTACATCGGTGACGGCCTCAAGCCGGTGCAGCGCCGTATTATTTATGCGATGTCTGAGCTAGGCTTATCCGCTGCGGCGAAATACAAGAAATCGGCGCGTACCGTCGGTGACGTGCTGGGTAAATATCACCCGCACGGTGACTCAGCCTGTTATGAAGCCATGGTACTGATGGCGCAGCCGTTCTCTTACCGTTACCCGCTGGTTGACGGTCAGGGCAACTGGGGTGCGCCGGATGATCCCAAGTCGTTCGCGGCGATGCGTTATACCGAAGCGAAGTTATCAAAGTTTGCCGAAGTTCTGCTCAGTGAACTGGGGCAGGGCACGGTCGAGTGGCAGCCGAACTTTGACGGCACCATGAAAGAACCGAAAATGCTGCCGGCGCGCCTGCCGCATATTCTGCTCAATGGCGTGACTGGTATCGCGGTCGGTATGGCAACCGATATCCCGCCGCACAACGTACGTGAGGTGGCGGATGCCACCATTCATCTGATTGATAATCCGAAAGCCTCGCTGCCGGATCTGATGCAGTATGTCAAAGGGCCGGATTATCCGACCGAAGCGGAGATCATCTCGCCGCTGGCGGATCTGGAAAAAGTGTACCGCACTGGTCGTGGCAGTATCAAAATGCGTGCGGTGTGGCACAAAGAGAGCTCGGATATTGTGATTACCGCGCTGCCGCACCAGGTTTCCGGCGCTAAGCTGCTTGAGCAGATTGCCAACCAGATGCGCGCTAAGAAACTGCCGATGGTGGAAGATCTGCGTGACGAGTCGGATCATGAAAACCCGACCCGGATCGTGATCGTGCCGCGCTCTAACCGGGTCGACTGCGATACGCTGATGAACCACCTGTTTGCGTCGACCGATCTGGAAAGAAGCTACCGGGTTAACCTGAACATGATTGGCCTCGACAGCCGTCCACAGGTCAAGGGGCTGGTGACGATTCTGAATGAATGGATTCAGTTTCGTCGCGAAACGGTGCGTGCCCGTCTGCAACACCGTCTTGATAAAGTACTGGCCCGTCTGCACATCCTGGAAGGTTTGCTGGTGGCTTACCTCAATCTGGATGAAGTGATTGAAATCATTCGCAATGAGGATGATCCGAAAGCCGTGCTAATGGCGCGTTTTGGCATTACCGAGATTCAGGCTGATGCGATTCTTGATACCAAACTGCGTCATCTGGCCAAGCTGGAAGAGATGAAAATCCGCGGCGAACAGGATGAGCTGGAAAAAGAGCGTAACAAGCTCGAAGAGCTGCTCGGTTCCGAGCGTCGTCTCAACACTTTGCTCAAGAAAGAACTCAAAGCCGATGCGGAGAAATACGGTGATGACCGTCGCTCGCCGCTGGTGGAACGTGAAGAAGCCAAAGCGCTGACTGAACGTGACCTGATGCCAAGTGAAGCCATCACGGTCATCTTGTCAGAAAAAGGCTGGATTCGCCACGCCAAAGGGCATGATGTTGCTGGCGAAAGCCTCAACTATAAAGCGGGCGACAACTACCTGGCGCAAGCCAGTGGTAAGAGTAACCAGCCGGCGGTCTTCCTTGGCAGTGACGGGCGCAGCTATTCGCTTGAGTCGCATACCTTGCCATCAGCACGCGGCCAGGGCGAACCGATCACCGGCCGCCTGAATGTGGCACCGGGCACCACGATCCGACAGGTGATCATGAGTGAAGAAGATCAGCTGTGGCTGGTCGGTTCCGATGCCGGTTACGGTTTCGTGTGTAAAGGGACCGATCTGTTGTCAAAGAACCGCAGTGGTAAAGCACTGGTTAATCTGCCGGAGAACTCGGAGATCATGGCACCGCAGGTGGTCAACGATCTCGATAATGATGAGATCCTAGCGATCACCAATCAGGGCCGGATGTTGCTGTTCCCGATTAGAGATCTGCCGCAACTGAGCAAAGGTAAGGGCAACAAGATCATCAATATTCCGGCCGCGAAAGCTAAGGCTCGGGAAGAGGTGGTCTCACATCTGATGGCCTTGCCGAAAGATGTCACTATTACCCTGTATGCCGGTAAGCGTAAGCTGGGACTCAAGCCTGCTGATCTGGAAAATTACCGCGGTGAACGTGGTCGTCGTGGTGGTCTGTTGCCACGCGGTTTGCAGCGCGTGACCCGGATCGACCTGGACTCCGGCACGGCAGACAGCTCGGAAGAAGAGTAA
- a CDS encoding prepilin peptidase, whose product MDIFNYYPWLFPALATLLGLIIGSFLNVVIYRLPQIMEREWRQECAESFPEYGIDPPQGTLTLSTPRSTCPHCQTPIRIRDNVPLLSWLLLRGKCAHCRQSISARYPLIELLTALSSGFIALQLGFSVYSIALLGFTYVLIAATFIDSDTMLLPDQLTLPLMWAGISLALFGVSPVSLQSAVIGAIAGYLCLWSVYWLFKLLTGKEGMGYGDFKLLAALGAWLGWQQLPVIILLSSVIGLIFGLIQLRLQKRGIDKAFPFGPYLALSGWLCMIYGQSIIAWYLHSVLGW is encoded by the coding sequence ATGGATATTTTTAACTATTACCCCTGGCTGTTTCCGGCCCTGGCCACACTGTTGGGGCTGATCATCGGCAGCTTTCTCAATGTCGTGATCTATCGACTGCCGCAAATCATGGAACGTGAATGGCGCCAGGAGTGCGCAGAGTCTTTTCCGGAATATGGGATTGATCCCCCACAGGGAACCCTGACGCTCAGTACTCCGCGCTCGACCTGCCCGCATTGCCAGACCCCGATTCGGATCCGTGATAATGTCCCGCTGCTGAGCTGGCTGTTGCTGCGCGGCAAATGTGCTCACTGTCGCCAGTCGATCAGTGCCCGTTATCCGCTGATTGAGCTGCTCACCGCCCTGAGCAGTGGCTTTATAGCCCTGCAGCTTGGTTTCAGCGTCTATAGCATAGCTCTGCTTGGCTTTACCTACGTCCTGATTGCTGCCACCTTTATCGATTCCGATACCATGCTGCTGCCGGATCAGCTGACCCTGCCACTGATGTGGGCCGGGATTAGCCTGGCGCTGTTTGGCGTTAGCCCTGTCAGCTTGCAAAGTGCGGTAATCGGCGCCATCGCCGGCTATCTGTGTCTGTGGTCGGTGTACTGGCTGTTTAAACTATTGACCGGTAAAGAAGGCATGGGCTACGGCGATTTTAAGCTGCTGGCGGCGCTCGGTGCCTGGCTCGGCTGGCAACAGCTGCCGGTCATCATTCTGCTCTCATCCGTCATCGGCCTGATTTTTGGCCTGATTCAACTGCGCCTGCAAAAACGCGGTATCGATAAGGCATTTCCGTTTGGCCCTTATCTGGCCCTCTCCGGCTGGTTATGCATGATCTATGGTCAGTCGATTATCGCTTGGTATTTACACTCAGTATTAGGATGGTAA
- the parE gene encoding DNA topoisomerase IV subunit B translates to MTEQYNAGAIEVLNGLEPVRRRPGMYTETTRPNHLGQEVIDNSVDEALAGYASKVQVILHADQSLEVIDDGRGMPVDIHPEEKVSGVELIMSKLHAGGKFSNKSYQFSGGLHGVGISVVNALSKRVEVTVRRDGQVYEIAFEHGDKVSDLTVTGTCGRRNRGTSVHFWPDAKYFDSANFSVTRLINNLRAKAVLCPGLEITFSDKVNNNEHRWFYEDGLKDYLADAVKGYPLMPEQPFTGEFKAETEAATWAVIWLPEGGELTTESYVNLIPTAQGGTHVNGLRQGLLDAMREFCEFRNLLPRGVKLTGEDVFDRCAYVLSIKMQDPQFAGQTKERLSSRQSASFVSGVVKDAFSLWLNEKPQLAEQLAEVCIANAHRRMRASKKVVRKKVASGPALPGKLTDCSQQDLSRTELFLVEGDSAGGSAKQARDREFQAIMPLRGKILNTWEVSADQVLASQEVHDISVALGIDPDNDNLEALRYGKVCILADADSDGLHIATLLCALFTRHFPALVRAGHVYVAMPPLYRIDCGKEVFYALDDDEKNAILERLKNKKAKINVQRFKGLGEMNPLQLRETTMDPNTRRLVQLTIDDDKATEEMMDMLLGKKRADDRRNWLQNYGDQAEVEV, encoded by the coding sequence ATGACTGAACAATATAATGCTGGAGCCATTGAGGTTCTTAATGGCTTAGAACCAGTACGTCGCAGACCTGGGATGTATACGGAGACCACGCGCCCGAACCACCTTGGGCAGGAAGTCATTGACAACAGTGTTGATGAAGCGTTGGCCGGATATGCCTCTAAGGTACAAGTGATCCTGCATGCCGATCAATCGCTGGAAGTGATTGATGACGGTCGTGGTATGCCGGTGGATATTCACCCGGAAGAGAAAGTGTCCGGGGTTGAGCTCATCATGAGCAAACTTCACGCCGGTGGTAAGTTTTCCAACAAAAGCTATCAGTTCTCCGGTGGTCTACACGGGGTGGGGATCTCGGTCGTAAACGCCCTGTCCAAACGGGTGGAAGTCACCGTGCGCCGTGACGGCCAGGTGTATGAAATTGCCTTTGAACATGGTGATAAAGTCTCTGATCTGACGGTCACCGGCACCTGTGGCCGCCGCAACCGTGGTACCAGTGTCCACTTCTGGCCGGATGCCAAGTATTTTGACTCGGCCAATTTTTCCGTCACCCGCCTGATTAATAATTTGCGCGCTAAAGCGGTACTGTGTCCCGGGCTGGAGATTACCTTCAGCGATAAGGTTAACAACAATGAACACCGCTGGTTTTATGAAGATGGCCTGAAGGATTATCTGGCGGATGCGGTGAAAGGTTATCCGCTGATGCCGGAGCAGCCGTTTACCGGCGAATTCAAAGCGGAAACCGAAGCGGCGACCTGGGCGGTGATCTGGCTGCCGGAAGGTGGCGAACTGACCACGGAAAGTTACGTTAACCTGATCCCGACCGCACAGGGTGGTACGCATGTGAACGGCCTGCGTCAGGGCCTGCTGGATGCGATGCGCGAATTCTGTGAATTCCGCAATCTGCTGCCGCGCGGCGTTAAGCTGACTGGTGAGGATGTGTTTGATCGCTGTGCTTATGTATTGTCGATCAAAATGCAGGATCCGCAGTTTGCCGGCCAGACCAAAGAGCGTCTTTCATCGCGCCAAAGTGCTTCGTTTGTCTCCGGGGTCGTGAAAGATGCGTTCAGCTTGTGGCTGAACGAGAAGCCGCAACTGGCAGAGCAGTTGGCGGAAGTGTGTATTGCTAATGCTCACCGCCGCATGCGTGCCAGTAAGAAAGTGGTGCGTAAGAAAGTCGCCTCAGGCCCGGCCTTGCCAGGTAAACTGACCGACTGCTCACAGCAGGATCTCAGCCGTACCGAACTGTTCCTGGTGGAAGGTGACTCGGCAGGCGGCAGTGCCAAACAGGCACGTGACCGTGAGTTCCAGGCCATCATGCCATTGCGCGGTAAGATCCTTAATACTTGGGAAGTGTCTGCCGATCAGGTGCTGGCCTCGCAGGAAGTACACGATATTTCAGTGGCGCTGGGGATTGATCCGGACAACGACAATCTGGAAGCGCTGCGTTACGGTAAAGTGTGTATCCTGGCCGATGCGGACTCGGACGGTCTGCATATCGCGACCCTGCTGTGCGCGCTGTTTACCCGTCATTTCCCTGCGCTGGTGCGTGCCGGCCATGTCTATGTGGCGATGCCGCCGCTGTACCGGATTGACTGTGGTAAAGAGGTGTTTTACGCCCTGGATGATGATGAGAAAAACGCCATTCTCGAGCGGCTTAAAAACAAAAAAGCCAAGATCAACGTGCAGCGCTTTAAAGGTCTGGGTGAGATGAACCCGCTGCAGCTGCGTGAAACCACCATGGATCCGAACACACGCCGTCTGGTGCAACTGACCATAGACGATGACAAAGCGACAGAAGAGATGATGGACATGTTACTGGGCAAGAAGCGCGCGGATGACCGCCGTAACTGGCTGCAGAACTATGGCGATCAGGCTGAGGTCGAGGTTTAA
- the cpdA gene encoding 3',5'-cyclic-AMP phosphodiesterase — protein sequence MNVSPSLDNSDSIKLVQITDTHLFAPDDGSLLSVNTADSFRAVVAEIMAQKVEFDAILATGDISQDHSTESYLRFTQGVAPLGKTCFWLPGNHDYKPNMNTVPPISQVHAVEHVLLGHHWQMILLDSQVVGVPHGRLSDQQLALLDSKLSAHPDRFTLVLLHHHPLLVGSAWLDQHTLKDSHLFWQVVERHRNVKAVLCGHVHQDMDRQHLGVRVMATPSTCVQFKPNSDDFAVDQRPPGWRELELHGNGEVTTQVKRLAQGVFLPDFTSGGY from the coding sequence TTGAACGTGTCGCCCAGTTTAGATAATTCCGACAGCATAAAGCTGGTTCAGATTACAGATACGCACCTTTTTGCGCCCGATGATGGCAGCCTGTTGAGTGTTAATACCGCCGACAGCTTTCGTGCTGTGGTGGCGGAAATCATGGCACAAAAGGTCGAGTTTGATGCCATTCTGGCAACCGGGGATATTTCCCAGGATCACAGCACCGAATCCTACCTGCGTTTTACTCAGGGCGTCGCGCCACTGGGTAAAACCTGTTTCTGGCTGCCGGGTAATCATGATTACAAACCGAACATGAATACGGTTCCACCTATATCACAGGTGCATGCAGTAGAACATGTGTTGCTGGGGCATCACTGGCAGATGATTTTGCTGGATTCACAGGTGGTGGGTGTGCCGCATGGCCGTCTCAGCGATCAGCAGCTGGCGTTGCTGGACAGTAAACTGAGCGCTCATCCGGATCGTTTTACTCTGGTTTTACTTCATCATCATCCGTTACTGGTTGGTAGTGCCTGGCTGGATCAACATACCCTGAAAGACAGCCACCTGTTCTGGCAGGTGGTTGAGCGCCACCGCAATGTGAAAGCGGTGTTGTGCGGACATGTCCATCAGGATATGGATCGCCAGCATCTGGGCGTGCGGGTGATGGCGACACCGTCTACTTGTGTGCAGTTCAAACCGAACTCGGATGATTTTGCCGTTGATCAGCGCCCGCCGGGCTGGCGTGAGCTGGAGCTGCATGGTAACGGTGAAGTGACGACTCAGGTGAAACGACTGGCGCAGGGCGTATTTTTGCCGGACTTCACTTCAGGTGGTTACTGA
- the yacG gene encoding DNA gyrase inhibitor YacG, translated as MSKKPTVVKCPQCGESVEWGEQSPHRPFCSKKCQMIDFGEWADEEKSIPGAPDMSDSDGWSEDQY; from the coding sequence ATGTCAAAGAAACCCACCGTGGTAAAGTGCCCGCAATGTGGCGAAAGTGTTGAGTGGGGAGAGCAAAGCCCGCACCGTCCGTTCTGCAGCAAGAAATGCCAGATGATTGATTTTGGTGAATGGGCAGATGAGGAAAAATCCATTCCCGGCGCACCGGACATGTCCGACAGTGACGGCTGGTCCGAAGACCAGTACTAA
- the coaE gene encoding dephospho-CoA kinase (Dephospho-CoA kinase (CoaE) performs the final step in coenzyme A biosynthesis.) — MPLVIGLTGGIASGKSTVANLFAEQFGIDIVDADIVARQVVEKGTPGLAAIRDHFGAAVLNPDATLNRAALRERIFSNENEKMWLNNLLHPLIREKMTQDLRQVHSPYALLVVPLLVENQLQSMADRILVVDVDQATQIQRTMARDEVSEQQVRAILASQASREQRLACADDVIKNDAKNQKLLPQITELHQKYLAISRTNL, encoded by the coding sequence ATGCCGTTAGTCATCGGTTTAACTGGTGGTATCGCCAGTGGAAAAAGCACCGTTGCCAATCTGTTTGCCGAGCAGTTTGGTATTGATATCGTTGATGCCGATATCGTGGCGCGTCAGGTGGTGGAAAAAGGCACCCCCGGCCTGGCTGCGATTCGCGATCATTTCGGCGCGGCAGTGCTAAATCCGGACGCAACCCTCAACCGTGCCGCCCTGCGCGAGCGCATTTTCAGTAACGAAAATGAGAAGATGTGGCTAAATAACCTGCTCCACCCGCTGATCCGTGAAAAAATGACACAGGATTTACGACAAGTGCACTCTCCTTATGCCTTACTTGTGGTTCCACTGTTAGTGGAAAACCAGCTACAGTCTATGGCAGACCGAATATTGGTGGTGGATGTCGACCAAGCGACACAAATCCAGCGCACCATGGCACGCGACGAGGTTTCCGAGCAGCAGGTGCGCGCTATCCTGGCGTCACAGGCCAGCCGTGAACAACGTTTAGCCTGCGCCGATGATGTGATTAAAAATGACGCAAAAAACCAGAAACTTTTGCCTCAAATCACAGAATTGCACCAAAAGTATCTAGCCATAAGCCGTACAAATCTGTGA
- the yqiA gene encoding esterase YqiA, whose protein sequence is MSQRPSLLMYIHGFNSSPLSHKAQVMVQYCATQRPDIKVVVPELPCFPHQAAQHLLQVVEQYRHDYQIGLVGSSLGGYFSTWLNQQFGFRAVLVNPAVRPYELLVDFLGEQENMYTKQRYVLTEAHIDELKALDVATLGQPQDFWLLQQTEDEVLDYRQAVEKFQAAKQTVEPGGNHSFVDFERYPAQILQFLNL, encoded by the coding sequence ATGAGCCAACGTCCATCATTGCTGATGTACATCCACGGTTTTAACAGCTCACCGCTGTCGCATAAAGCGCAGGTAATGGTACAGTATTGTGCGACGCAGCGGCCTGACATCAAAGTAGTGGTGCCTGAGCTGCCATGCTTTCCGCATCAGGCGGCGCAGCATCTGCTGCAAGTGGTGGAGCAGTATCGTCACGACTATCAGATTGGCCTGGTCGGCAGCTCTCTGGGCGGCTATTTTTCTACCTGGCTCAATCAGCAGTTCGGGTTTCGTGCCGTGCTGGTTAATCCGGCGGTACGGCCGTATGAGCTGCTGGTGGATTTTCTTGGTGAGCAGGAGAATATGTACACCAAGCAGCGCTACGTGCTGACCGAAGCCCACATTGATGAACTGAAAGCTCTGGACGTAGCGACACTGGGTCAGCCGCAGGATTTCTGGCTGCTGCAGCAAACCGAAGATGAAGTGCTGGATTATCGCCAGGCCGTGGAAAAATTCCAGGCCGCCAAACAGACCGTGGAGCCGGGCGGCAACCATAGTTTTGTTGATTTTGAGCGTTATCCGGCGCAAATCCTCCAATTCTTAAATCTCTGA
- the zapD gene encoding cell division protein ZapD encodes MTTHKFEHPLNEKTRIYLRVEALLSQMEQASQFGDDIQHQLFFRSLFDLLEIFEQIQLKSELAKDVEKQRQVYRNWLNVEGVDQEMLQSLLSEVDHAHRSLMGAERFGQSLKEDRFLSAIRQRFNLPGGSCCFDLPALHYWLHLPLEQKIQDARQWIKPLQPLADALKLWLKLTRETGSFRNREAKAGFYQSDAEEANILRLSIPLEYGVYPMISGHKNRFAIKFIEFSSGQASTQNIEFDLAVCS; translated from the coding sequence ATGACCACACATAAGTTTGAACATCCACTCAACGAAAAAACGCGCATTTATCTGCGTGTCGAGGCCCTGCTGAGTCAGATGGAGCAGGCGTCGCAATTCGGTGACGATATTCAACATCAGCTATTCTTCCGCTCTTTGTTTGATCTGCTGGAAATTTTTGAGCAGATTCAGCTCAAAAGTGAACTGGCCAAAGACGTTGAAAAACAGCGTCAGGTCTACCGCAACTGGCTTAATGTCGAAGGGGTCGATCAGGAGATGCTGCAGAGTCTGCTCAGTGAAGTCGACCATGCGCATCGCAGCCTGATGGGCGCAGAACGTTTCGGCCAGTCACTTAAGGAAGACCGCTTCCTGAGTGCGATTCGTCAGCGTTTTAACCTGCCTGGCGGCTCATGCTGTTTTGATCTTCCGGCGCTGCATTATTGGCTGCATCTGCCACTCGAGCAGAAAATCCAGGATGCCAGACAATGGATCAAACCGTTACAACCCCTGGCCGATGCGCTGAAACTGTGGTTAAAACTGACCCGCGAAACCGGTAGCTTCCGCAATCGTGAAGCCAAAGCCGGTTTCTACCAAAGTGATGCGGAAGAAGCCAATATTCTGCGTCTGTCTATTCCGCTTGAATACGGCGTGTACCCGATGATTTCGGGACATAAAAATCGCTTTGCGATCAAGTTTATTGAATTCAGCTCCGGACAGGCCAGTACCCAGAATATCGAATTTGATCTCGCGGTGTGCAGTTAA